A window of the Clupea harengus chromosome 8, Ch_v2.0.2, whole genome shotgun sequence genome harbors these coding sequences:
- the LOC105899245 gene encoding uncharacterized protein LOC105899245, with the protein MASTQIIRAKKSFTTPDKLRQDTQMIMQPYANWEEHLSPAPLSITVLGELIFISSKDDFSINRNPPKDGFQFIKYPNSFRACLMQVCNAGWYAFNEAHTSMDQIRLHTANVPQYVRTAVEVILKNDDTLCQAVLPDTLKYIDNIASECLMLSSSTKDRFEMVISLVHEILEASTSAKEVYNEDLKNVTQKMEENEVRKMSKMETDKRTKEDLQNFKTKLDAAEKLFDKAMKSMPSGWEMIGMNLVEGLAESLNTLVSGLTNVATLKFEQMAGGGVMGGMRGKGGKGGKGGSAPNTGTKQGEAGFIQGKEQMDEYFAVKEVYQQSSTILKLAEIMKHLTAESKIDWADLYDQKHQKPKSDFTKEMLVEVKNSITSLKGTNAKNTALEICGKGISICTEMASIAPKGECEASKEQQLIEEIAKLHEQAQTFNAKGKQVTKTTPFSPTPPGLSQAQSKGKKSAASFAAENARVQIEETRKALDTARQMYSTAVERFEKNKEELTEILVTLKNCDAKKIDFKTTLEILAQGLTALGKVKEQWEKMVRFFQIVSTIIKASMNTAMKSFTGTAKQASEYSSSAFLKDMVYSQAFQVSNVASLVNMISSTYTEVSEKYIMDRVSSLGRLMALDQNSPEFDVERKQLQDGCVEAQRGILALVQKNKTDFNLKTEERMVQLEELQVLLPPPTKEEEEKVKRIVNSPSEDVDQFI; encoded by the coding sequence ATGGCATCCACTCAGATCATTAGGGCAAAAAAGTCCTTCACCACTCCAGATAAGCTTCGTCAAGACACTCAAATGATCATGCAGCCCTACGCCAACTGGGAAGAGCACTTGTCTCCAGCTCCTCTGTCAATTACTGTCCTGGGAGAGTTAATATTTATATCCTCCAAAGATGATTTCTCTATCAACCGAAATCCACCAAAGGATGGATTCCAGTTCATCAAGTACCCCAATTCATTCAGAGCGTGTCTCATGCAAGTGTGCAATGCTGGATGGTATGCTTTTAATGAAGCACACACCAGTATGGACCAGATTAGACTCCACACTGCAAACGTGCCACAGTATGTCAGAACGGCTGTTGAAGTTATTCTCAAGAATGATGATACACTTTGTCAAGCTGTACTGCCAGACACCTTAAAATACATTGACAACATAGCCAGTGAATGTTTGATGCTGTCCAGCTCTACCAAGGACAGGTTTGAGATGGTCATTTCATTGGTTCATGAGATCCTTGAAGCAAGTACGAGTGCAAAAGAAGTTTACAATGAAGATCTCAAGAATGTAACACAAAAGATGGAAGAAAATGAAGTCCGCAAGATGTCAAAGATGGAAACagacaaaagaacaaaagaagatTTACAGAATTTTAAAACTAAACTGGATGCTGCTGAGAAGCTGTTCGACAAAGCAATGAAGTCAATGCCAAGCGGATGGGAGATGATTGGGATGAATCTGGTAGAGGGACTCGCAGAGAGTCTTAATACTCTAGTTTCTGGCTTAACCAATGTAGCGACCTTGAAGTTTGAACAAATGGCTGGGGGGGGAGTCATGGGAGGCATGAGAGGCAAGGGAGGCAAGGGAGGCAAGGGAGGCTCTGCACCTAACACAGGCACAAAACAAGGAGAAGCTGGATTTATACAAGGAAAGGAGCAGATGGATGAATACTTTGCAGTGAAGGAGGTGTACCAACAGTCAAGCACCATCCTGAAATTGGCTGAGATAATGAAGCATCTGACGGCGGAAAGTAAAATCGATTGGGCAGACTTGTATGACCAGAAGCATCAGAAGCCAAAGAGTGATTTCACAAAAGAAATGCTGGTGGAAGTCAAAAACAGCATTACCTCGCTGAAAGGTACAAATGCAAAAAACACAGCACTAGAAATCTGCGGAAAAGGCATATCCATTTGCACAGAGATGGCAAGCATTGCACCCAAAGGAGAATGTGAAGCCTCAAAAGAACAACAGCTGATTGAAGAAATTGCAAAACTGCATGAACAAGCTCAGACCTTCAACGCAAAAGGCAAACAAGTCACTAAGACCACACCCTTTTCCCCGACACCACCAGGGCTATCCCAAGCACAAAGTAAAGGTAAGAAGTCAGCAGCATCATTTGCTGCAGAAAATGCAAGAGTCCAGATAGAGGAGACCAGAAAAGCCCTGGACACTGCTAGACAAATGTACAGCACAGCCGTGGAGAGATTTGAGAAGAACAAAGAAGAGTTGACTGAAATTTTGGTCACTCTGAAAAACTGTGACGCCAAGAAGATAGACTTTAAGACGACCTTGGAGATTCTAGCTCAGGGTCTTACTGCCCTGGGAAAAGTGAAGGAGCAGTGGGAGAAGATGGTGCGTTTCTTTCAAATAGTGTCAACCATCATTAAAGCCTCCATGAATACTGCTATGAAATCGTTCACAGGCACAGCCAAACAGGCCTCTGAGTACTCTAGCAGCGCCTTCCTGAAGGACATGGTCTACAGCCAAGCATTCCAAGTCTCCAACGTTGCCAGTCTGGTGAACATGATTTCAAGCACATACACGGAAGTGTCTGAGAAGTACATCATGGATAGGGTCAGCAGCCTAGGAAGACTCATGGCCCTGGATCAGAACAGTCCAGAGTTTGACGTGGAGCGTAAACAATTACAAGACGGTTGTGTGGAAGCCCAGCGTGGTATACTAGCCCTGGTCCAGAAGAACAAGACTGACTTCAACCTGAAGACAGAGGAACGTATGGTCCAGCTTGAAGAGCTGCAGGTTCTGTTACCCCCACCtacaaaagaggaagaggagaaagtcaAGCGGATCGTCAACTCCCCTT